From the bacterium genome, one window contains:
- a CDS encoding HNH endonuclease, whose protein sequence is MDLSIYRRIPIDQILVQHSNHQSHKLRLRLIKEGYKQEACELCGWAQINVDGRIPLELDHINGDPRDNRLENLRILCPNCHSLQPTHRGKNRVRPGDGIGIHT, encoded by the coding sequence ATGGATTTATCGATCTATCGACGCATCCCCATCGATCAAATTCTAGTCCAGCACTCAAACCATCAATCACATAAGCTACGTTTGCGCCTCATAAAAGAAGGTTATAAGCAAGAAGCATGCGAGCTATGTGGGTGGGCTCAGATCAACGTTGATGGCCGGATCCCATTAGAGCTTGATCATATCAATGGGGACCCACGTGATAACCGCTTAGAAAATCTACGAATATTGTGCCCGAATTGTCATAGCTTGCAGCCTACACATCGTGGTAAAAATAGAGTACGCCCGGGTGATGGAATTGGTATACATACGTGA